In the Bdellovibrionota bacterium genome, one interval contains:
- a CDS encoding Fur family transcriptional regulator — MSTKINFQKKEAPKDPQQLKKIIRSIGVKVTDQRMAILEQILIGADHVTAQEVFENVREKNPEVGFATVYRFLRTLTDHKVLSEVRMQGLPARYEWASKEHHDHITCTSCGKINEFESDEIEDLQISIAKKLGYEMTHHILELYGICSDCQRAQKTNSLPQNAVELSEGLRII, encoded by the coding sequence ATGTCTACAAAAATAAATTTTCAAAAAAAAGAGGCTCCTAAAGATCCACAACAACTCAAGAAAATCATCCGTAGCATTGGCGTAAAAGTCACTGACCAGCGTATGGCGATATTGGAACAAATCCTAATAGGTGCGGATCACGTTACGGCGCAAGAAGTTTTTGAGAACGTAAGAGAAAAAAATCCTGAAGTGGGTTTTGCTACGGTTTATAGATTTTTAAGAACCCTCACCGACCACAAAGTTTTATCAGAAGTTCGGATGCAGGGACTTCCCGCAAGATATGAATGGGCCAGCAAAGAACATCATGATCACATCACATGTACGTCATGTGGAAAAATTAATGAATTCGAAAGTGATGAAATTGAAGATCTACAGATTTCTATCGCAAAAAAATTAGGTTATGAAATGACTCATCATATTCTCGAACTTTATGGTATCTGCAGTGACTGCCAAAGAGCACAGAAGACAAATTCTCTTCCACAAAATGCGGTTGAACTCTCGGAAGGCCTGAGAATAATTTAA
- a CDS encoding NYN domain-containing protein produces the protein MRKKSTKDTAAPIQNAPKPNPTQNFPKEKHHESDRHKPLVFQKVAIFVDAENIEMSGLKYHEGRSDYKKILGKVGDREITRILYYKPIYKEISESFSTFWYSLGGEIRRPSKNADSFLIIDAVTLADKVDVAIILGGDKDFLPLMWYLKSRGCRVEIWSWPESTSPEVKEACDFYFPLTSDYVIKSKGGGE, from the coding sequence ATGCGAAAGAAAAGTACAAAAGACACGGCGGCACCCATACAAAACGCGCCGAAACCTAATCCTACACAAAACTTCCCTAAAGAAAAACATCATGAATCGGACCGACATAAGCCACTCGTATTTCAAAAAGTTGCAATCTTCGTAGATGCAGAAAATATTGAGATGAGCGGTCTAAAATACCACGAAGGTCGATCGGATTATAAAAAGATTTTAGGAAAAGTGGGTGATAGAGAGATTACGAGAATTCTATATTATAAACCCATCTACAAAGAAATCTCTGAGAGTTTTAGCACTTTTTGGTACTCTCTAGGCGGCGAAATTAGGCGTCCATCAAAAAATGCTGATAGTTTCTTGATTATCGATGCGGTGACATTGGCGGATAAAGTCGATGTTGCAATCATTCTTGGGGGCGACAAAGATTTCTTGCCACTCATGTGGTATCTAAAATCTCGAGGTTGTAGAGTTGAGATCTGGTCATGGCCAGAGAGCACTTCTCCTGAGGTGAAAGAAGCTTGTGATTTCTATTTCCCTCTCACTAGTGATTACGTGATCAAAAGTAAAGGCGGCGGAGAATAA
- a CDS encoding GNAT family N-acetyltransferase yields the protein MNFDILHMKNIKSTDNTEHYIGFRKMHVETFGEESTLKMEEELPRKRNCHLWIAYDISQPPGERVLGFKLGYEMEVDEYYSWRGSVSPKCRKTGIGSALMIAQHDWCKEMGYKRIQTRTRNQWKDMLILNLKHGFNISGTILDENNRTKIILEKDL from the coding sequence ATGAATTTCGACATTTTGCACATGAAGAATATTAAATCCACGGACAATACTGAACATTATATTGGGTTCAGAAAAATGCACGTGGAGACTTTTGGTGAAGAGTCGACTTTGAAAATGGAAGAAGAGCTTCCAAGAAAACGCAATTGTCATCTCTGGATAGCATATGACATTTCGCAACCTCCTGGTGAAAGAGTTCTAGGATTTAAATTGGGTTATGAGATGGAAGTTGATGAGTATTACAGTTGGCGTGGCAGCGTTAGCCCTAAATGCAGAAAGACAGGTATTGGTTCAGCACTTATGATCGCTCAGCACGATTGGTGTAAAGAAATGGGTTACAAAAGAATTCAAACTAGAACTCGCAATCAATGGAAGGATATGCTGATTCTAAATCTAAAGCACGGATTCAATATATCAGGTACGATCTTAGACGAGAACAATCGAACAAAAATCATTCTTGAAAAAGATCTTTAA